The proteins below are encoded in one region of Chloroflexota bacterium:
- a CDS encoding arginine--tRNA ligase, producing the protein MLRHRLEALLKEACSRAQAQGLLPPMALPDVIVEHPQHPEHGDYASSLPLKLVGAVRTDPLSLARGLAGLLGPLPEMAKIEVAPPGFINFTLSPHWLAGQVETILAGGEDYGNIDLGKGRRVQVEFVSANPTGPLHVGHGRGAVLGSTLALVLQAAGFSVEKEFYVNDAGTQIEAFQRSLHARYLQALGQPAEMPAEGYMGQYVVDLAQDIAREFGRKFLDRPRELGRLGIERMLKSIRADLDLLGAEFDVWFSEGRLFQDGQFERAMAMLEKGGYVEEREGARWFTSTALGESKDNVLIRSSGAPTYFASDTAYHLNKFLERGFEQVINIWGADHQGHVSRMKAAVSALGINPERLRIIISQLVTLKRGGEVVRVSKRSGDIITLREVLDEVGADACRFVFLSRSADSQMDFDLELVKKESDENPVYYVQYAHARIASILLKARERGHTPEGGDVSLLKEEPEMALIRKMLLLSELVETVALKLEPHHLPHYAQDLATTFHLFYKECRVLSGDKALSSARLKLALAAKTVLARTLKLMGMTAPEKM; encoded by the coding sequence ATGCTCAGACACCGCTTGGAGGCGCTGCTAAAAGAGGCCTGCTCCCGGGCCCAGGCCCAGGGGCTGCTGCCCCCTATGGCCCTCCCCGATGTCATCGTGGAACACCCCCAGCACCCCGAGCACGGCGACTATGCCTCCAGCCTCCCTTTGAAGCTGGTGGGGGCAGTTAGGACAGACCCTCTTAGCCTGGCCCGGGGCCTGGCAGGCCTCCTGGGCCCCCTCCCGGAGATGGCCAAGATAGAGGTTGCCCCTCCTGGCTTCATCAACTTCACCCTCTCCCCCCACTGGCTGGCGGGGCAGGTGGAGACCATCCTCGCTGGGGGAGAAGACTACGGGAATATAGACCTGGGGAAGGGAAGGCGGGTCCAGGTGGAGTTTGTCTCCGCAAACCCCACCGGCCCCCTCCATGTGGGGCACGGGAGGGGGGCAGTCCTGGGCAGCACCCTGGCCCTGGTCCTCCAGGCCGCCGGCTTCAGCGTGGAGAAGGAATTTTATGTCAACGACGCCGGCACCCAGATTGAGGCCTTCCAGCGTTCCCTCCACGCCCGCTACCTCCAGGCCCTGGGCCAACCCGCCGAGATGCCCGCCGAGGGCTATATGGGCCAGTATGTGGTGGACCTGGCCCAGGACATAGCCCGGGAGTTCGGAAGGAAATTCCTGGACCGGCCCAGGGAGCTGGGAAGGCTGGGGATAGAGAGGATGCTGAAATCCATAAGGGCCGACCTGGACCTGCTGGGGGCGGAGTTCGATGTTTGGTTCAGCGAGGGGAGACTTTTCCAGGACGGCCAGTTTGAGCGGGCCATGGCCATGCTGGAAAAGGGAGGCTATGTGGAGGAGAGGGAAGGGGCCCGCTGGTTCACCTCCACCGCCCTGGGGGAGAGCAAGGACAATGTCCTCATCCGCTCCAGCGGTGCCCCCACCTATTTCGCCTCGGACACCGCCTATCATCTCAACAAGTTCCTGGAGAGGGGCTTTGAGCAGGTAATCAACATCTGGGGGGCCGACCACCAGGGCCATGTCTCCAGGATGAAGGCCGCCGTCTCCGCCCTGGGCATCAACCCGGAAAGGCTCCGCATCATCATCTCCCAGCTCGTCACCCTGAAGCGGGGTGGCGAGGTGGTGCGCGTATCCAAGCGCTCAGGGGACATCATCACCCTCCGGGAGGTGCTGGACGAGGTGGGAGCCGATGCCTGCCGCTTTGTCTTCCTCTCCCGCTCCGCCGATAGCCAGATGGACTTTGACCTGGAGCTGGTGAAAAAGGAGTCCGACGAGAACCCGGTCTATTATGTCCAATATGCCCATGCCCGCATCGCCAGCATCCTGCTCAAGGCACGGGAGAGGGGCCACACACCGGAGGGCGGGGATGTCTCCCTTCTCAAGGAGGAACCGGAGATGGCCCTTATCCGGAAGATGCTCCTCCTCTCGGAGTTAGTAGAGACCGTGGCCCTGAAGCTGGAGCCGCATCACCTGCCCCACTATGCCCAGGACCTGGCCACCACCTTCCACCTCTTCTACAAGGAATGCCGGGTCCTCTCCGGGGACAAAGCCCTATCATCCGCCCGGCTGAAGCTGGCCCTGGCCGCCAAGACCGTTCTCGCCCGCACCCTGAAGCTTATGGGGATGACCGCCCCGGAGAAGATGTGA